ATGTGCCGGAGAGCCTTCGGCTGAAGGGGTGAAGTGAATCGGGAAGACCGGCAGAAGAGGGAGATACATTCATGCGAGTTATTGAATTGGTTGCCAGCATCCGGAGCGAATACGGCGGTCCGGCCTATACGGTACCGGCGCTCGCTTCCGCATTGAGGCGGGCGGGCGTGGAGGTGGAACTGCACACACTGGCTGCCCCGGAAAAGATCGACTGCGGTGTTCCGGTAACGGTACATCCGCTGATACGGGGGATTCCTGCATTTGCGGGATACTCTGCCGGTTTGTACGGGCAGTTGCAGATGCTTAGCCGGGACTCGAATATCATTCACAGTCATCTGCTGTGGACGGCATTGAATATCCTGCCGGAATTTGCCCGCCGTGGCCGGAATTGCCGCCATGTGATTTCTCCGAGGGGAACTTTAAGCCGGACCGCCATGGGGATGAAGTCCTGGCGGAAGGCTGCCAGTCTGCGGCTCGGTCAGTGGAGCGCGCTGGAGCATGCGGATCTGTTCCATGCCACAAGCGATATGGAATACGAGGATATCCGCCGGATGGGACTTCGTCAGCCTGTTGCCGTCCTTCCGAACGGTATCGAATTGCCGCAGTTTTCGGAGGCGAAACGGCGGCCGGCTTGCCGGACTTTGCTCTATTTCGGGCGGTATCATCCGATCAAGGGGATCGAGATGCTGCTTTCCGCCTGGAAGAAGCTTTCTCTGCGTCATCCGGAGTGGCGGCTGCGTTTGGTCGGCCCCTGCAATGCCTATGCGGAGGAACTGAAAAAAGCGGCTGAAAAATGCCGATTGCCGCGGGTCGAATTCTGTGGCGAATTGAAAGGTGCCCGGAAAATCGAGGCTTACCGGGAGGCTTCTCTGTTCGTTCTGCCGAGTTTTTCCGAGAATTTCGGCGTTACAGTGGCGGAGGCGCTTGCCTGCGGCACGCCGGCGGTCACTACGACCGGGACTCCGTGGAAACAACTGGAGGAGCACGGCTGCGGCCGCTGCGTCCCCGCCGGCGAGGAGCCGCTGACCGGGGCATTGGATTGGCTTATGTCGTGCGGGGACGACGAGCTGGCGGCAATGGGCGAACGTGGCCGAAGCTGGATGGAGGAATTTAACTGGACGCATATCGGGGAACGCATGAAAACTATTTACGGCTGGCTCTGCTGCGGCGGAGACAGGCCGGATGAGGTTCGTCCCGATTGACGGCAAGAGATGGATGAATGATGCTTAAACATATCAGCTACAGATTATTCTGGTTCAAGAAAGCATTGGTTACCGTGAGTGGTACCCTTCTGGGCACTTTGCGGCTCTATCTCTGGGGCGCGAAGCTGAAGGGGCTGGTGAAATGCGTCGGCCTGCCGTATGTGGAGTTCTCTCCTGCCGGGTGTGTCCGGATAGGCCGGGCGTGTTGTCTGCGCTCCGCCCGTTGTTCGAATATTGCCGGAATTGACCTGCCGGTTACGCTGGGGGTATTGCAGAAAGGGAAGCTGGAGATTGGCGATCAGTGCGGAATCAGCGCTTCCGTGATCGTGGCAGAGGAGTCCGTCATAATCGGTGACCGGGTTATGATCGGCGTAAACTGCCGTATTGCGGATACGGATTTTCATCCGCTGGATCTGAAATCGCGCGCCGTTCCGCATTCCCGCGGAAAAACGGCTCCGGTTGTGATCGGCAGCGATGTTTTCATCGGTATGAACTGTATCGTCCTGAAGGGAGTTTCCATCGGCTGCGGGAGCGTGATCGCAGCCGGCAGTGTGGTGACGAAATCAATTCCTCCTCATGTCATGGCAGGGGGCAATCCTGCCAGAGTTTTACGGAGTTTGGGGCCGGAATAATGCGTATTCTTCTGATTTATCACTTCTTCCAGCCTGACCCGGTAATTTCGGCGCGGCTGTTTGCGGAGCTGGCGGAGGAGCTGGAGCATGCGGGGCACCGGGTGACGGTGTTCACGGGCAATCGGCTGATCCGGTCGGATGAGAAGCTGCCGCCGCGGGAGGAGTGGAACGGTGTGGAGATCCGGCGCTTCTCCCGGCCGAACTTTTCGCAGGGGAGCAATGTCGGACGGCTGTTCAACTCCGGAATCCTCCAGCTGAAATGGCTGTGCGGATTCTTCCGGCGGAGAAGAGAGTTTGACGCGGTACTCGTCGGGACCGATCCGCAGTTCGCATATCTGATGTTTCCGCTTCTGCGGCTGATGAATCGGCGCATCCGGTTGATCCACTGGGCGTTCGATCTGTATCCGGAGGCGATTCTGGTGAACTCCCCGGCATGGATGAAACGGCTGGCCGCCCTGACGAAACCGTTCGTGCCGTGGGCTTACCGCCGGGTTGACGCGATGGTTGACATCGGGGAATGCATGCGGAAGCGGCTTCAGACGTACGGTCACGGGGCCGAATGTGCGACGTTGACGCCGTGGGCGCTGGCGGAACCGTCGGAGGTTCCGGAATCCGATCCGGACGTGCGGCGCGAGTTGTTCGGTGAGGCGAAGATCGGACTGCTCTATTCCGGCACGGTCGGTTATGCCCACGATCTTGGCCCGTTCATCGGGCTGGCGCGGGAGTGCCGCCGCCGTGGAATCGACGCGGCCTTCTGTTTCGCCGGTTACGGCAATCAGTACAAGGTGCAGCTTGCGCAGCTCACAAAGGAGGATACGAATATCCGCCTGGCCGGATTTGCTTCCGAAGCGGAACTCGAAAGACGGCTGGCCGCGGCGGACATCCATCTGATCAGCCTGCGCCGGGGATGGGAGGGCATCGTGGTTCCGTCGAAGTTTTTCGGCGCCCTGGCCATCGGCCGCCCGGTGTTGTTTTCGGGGCCGGAAGAAAGCTGCATCGCCCGCTGGATCGCCGATGAGAAGCTGGGGTGTGTCCTGGACGATGCTTCGGAGGCGGCGCTGCACTTCATCCGGGAGCTGGGGAACAAGCCGGAAGTGCTGGAACAGGCGCGGAATCACGCCTGGCGCATCTATCGCGAGAAATTCAGCCGAACCGCCGTCTGTTCCCGCTGGCTCCGCTTATTGGCGGAGAGGTGAAGCGCAATGATTGATTTTCTCTCCCCTGGCTGGGGATTCGTGTTGTATCCGCTGTTCGGCTGCTGCCTGTCGGTGCTGCTGACGCGGGTCTGTATTCGTGTGCTGCCGCGCCTGGCTATGTGGACAAGCCGGCCGGCACATGTTTCGGTTTCCTGCGCTGCAACTTCCTGCCTGCGCAGATTTTCTTCGGGGATTCCGTCAGCACGCTCCTCGGGCTGATCTTCGTGATTATCGGGCTTTCGACCGTCGACCGTGCGGTAATCGCCGCTTCGCTGCTGCTGCGGCTTTCCTGTGTTCGGCGGCAGCCGGCAGCTCGGGGAGGTCTATGAGAAGCAGCCGTTCGACAAGCTGCTGGTCACCACCCGCGGCGACGATCCGGAGAAGATGCGGCAGCTTGCGGAATTCTGCCGCCGCCGCCGCGTCATCCTGAGCAAACTGGTCATCGGCGAAGAAACGGTATCGGAGAGCGATCGGCAAATCGCCGGAAAATTTCCCGGAAGGTGTTGACAGTCCGGGAGGCGACAGCTATATTCCTGACGGTTCAGGAGGGAATATCATGAGATGGATCAAACTGATTGTTTTACTGGTCCTTTCTGCGGTCGGCGCGCGTGCGGCGGAGTTGTTCGACTGCATTCCGGAGCAGGCGGCGCTGGCGGTGCGGATGCGCACGGCGCGGTTTTTCGCGGCGGAGCCGCTGCGCGCCCTGACCGAGTCCGGGGATGTGAGCCGCATCCGCGAGGAGCTGGCGCTGATTCCGTGGAATGGCGGCCTGCCTGATGCGGTATTGCTCTATTTCGGCGCGACGCAGAGTTATGCTGTGCTGGTCGAATGCCGGACGGAACCGGAGGAGCTGAAACGGAAAATCCTCCGGAAATATGAGAAAAATCCGAATGTTTCCCTCCGGCAGTTGACGGAGCGCGGTTTCCCTGTCTTGCGCCTGAGTTTCACCCGTCCCGACAAACCGGGCCGGATCAAGAACTACGATCTGGTCCGGCTCGCCGATGACGTCGTGCTGATGGCGGGCAACCGGAATCCGACGCCGTGGGAGACGCTCGACCGCCGTTACTCCTCCGCGATGGGCCGGCA
This DNA window, taken from Victivallis lenta, encodes the following:
- a CDS encoding glycosyltransferase family 4 protein, with the translated sequence MRILLIYHFFQPDPVISARLFAELAEELEHAGHRVTVFTGNRLIRSDEKLPPREEWNGVEIRRFSRPNFSQGSNVGRLFNSGILQLKWLCGFFRRRREFDAVLVGTDPQFAYLMFPLLRLMNRRIRLIHWAFDLYPEAILVNSPAWMKRLAALTKPFVPWAYRRVDAMVDIGECMRKRLQTYGHGAECATLTPWALAEPSEVPESDPDVRRELFGEAKIGLLYSGTVGYAHDLGPFIGLARECRRRGIDAAFCFAGYGNQYKVQLAQLTKEDTNIRLAGFASEAELERRLAAADIHLISLRRGWEGIVVPSKFFGALAIGRPVLFSGPEESCIARWIADEKLGCVLDDASEAALHFIRELGNKPEVLEQARNHAWRIYREKFSRTAVCSRWLRLLAER
- a CDS encoding acyltransferase, yielding MMLKHISYRLFWFKKALVTVSGTLLGTLRLYLWGAKLKGLVKCVGLPYVEFSPAGCVRIGRACCLRSARCSNIAGIDLPVTLGVLQKGKLEIGDQCGISASVIVAEESVIIGDRVMIGVNCRIADTDFHPLDLKSRAVPHSRGKTAPVVIGSDVFIGMNCIVLKGVSIGCGSVIAAGSVVTKSIPPHVMAGGNPARVLRSLGPE
- a CDS encoding glycosyltransferase, with translation MRVIELVASIRSEYGGPAYTVPALASALRRAGVEVELHTLAAPEKIDCGVPVTVHPLIRGIPAFAGYSAGLYGQLQMLSRDSNIIHSHLLWTALNILPEFARRGRNCRHVISPRGTLSRTAMGMKSWRKAASLRLGQWSALEHADLFHATSDMEYEDIRRMGLRQPVAVLPNGIELPQFSEAKRRPACRTLLYFGRYHPIKGIEMLLSAWKKLSLRHPEWRLRLVGPCNAYAEELKKAAEKCRLPRVEFCGELKGARKIEAYREASLFVLPSFSENFGVTVAEALACGTPAVTTTGTPWKQLEEHGCGRCVPAGEEPLTGALDWLMSCGDDELAAMGERGRSWMEEFNWTHIGERMKTIYGWLCCGGDRPDEVRPD